In the genome of Cronobacter malonaticus LMG 23826, one region contains:
- a CDS encoding carbon starvation CstA family protein, whose product MDKKTVMKHLPWALLGVIGAFCLAVVALRRGESVSALWIVVASVSIYLVAYRYYSLYIASRVMQLDPTRATPAVINNDGLNYVPTNRYVLFGHHFAAIAGAGPLVGPVLAAQMGYLPGTLWLLAGVVLAGAVQDFMVLFISSRRNGASLGEMIKEEMGPVPGTIALFGCFLIMIIILAVLALIVVKALAESPWGVFTVCSTVPIALFMGIYMRFIRPGRVGEVSVIGVVLLVASIWFGGVIAADPYWGPALTFKDTTITYALVGYAFVSALLPVWLILAPRDYLATFLKIGVIVGLAVGILILNPELKMPAVTQYIDGTGPLWKGALFPFLFITIACGAVSGFHALIASGTTPKLLANETDARFIGYGAMLMESFVAVMALVAASIIEPGLYFAMNTPPAGLGITMPNLHELGTDNAPLILAQLKDVSAHAAATVSAWGFVITPEQIMQTAKDIGEPSVLNRAGGAPTLAVGIAHVFHKIIPAADMGFWYHFGILFEALFILTALDAGTRSGRFMFQDLVGNFVPFLKKTDSLVAGIVGTAGCVGLWGYLLYQGVVDPLGGVKSLWPLFGISNQMLAAVALVLATVVLVKMKRTRYIWVTVVPAVWLLICTTWALGMKLFSVNPQMEGFFYMANEYKTRIAAGGAELTEQQVANMHHIVINNYTNAGLSILFLVVVYSIIFYGVRTAMKARRSAQPCAKETPYVPVPEGGVKTSSHH is encoded by the coding sequence ATGGACAAAAAAACAGTAATGAAACATCTGCCCTGGGCGCTTCTTGGCGTCATCGGGGCCTTTTGTCTTGCCGTGGTGGCATTACGCCGCGGCGAGAGCGTCAGCGCCTTGTGGATTGTGGTGGCCTCGGTCTCCATCTACCTGGTGGCTTACCGCTACTACAGCTTGTATATCGCCAGCCGCGTGATGCAGCTCGACCCGACGCGTGCGACCCCAGCAGTCATCAATAACGACGGGCTGAACTATGTGCCCACCAACCGCTACGTGTTGTTCGGCCACCATTTCGCCGCCATCGCAGGCGCGGGGCCGCTGGTCGGCCCGGTGCTGGCCGCGCAGATGGGCTATCTGCCCGGTACGCTGTGGCTGCTCGCAGGCGTGGTGCTGGCGGGCGCGGTGCAGGATTTCATGGTGCTGTTTATCTCCTCGCGCCGGAACGGTGCCTCGCTTGGCGAGATGATCAAGGAGGAGATGGGCCCGGTGCCGGGCACCATCGCGCTATTCGGCTGTTTCTTAATCATGATTATTATCCTCGCGGTGCTGGCACTCATCGTGGTGAAAGCGCTGGCGGAAAGCCCGTGGGGCGTCTTTACCGTCTGCTCGACGGTGCCGATCGCGCTGTTTATGGGCATCTATATGCGCTTTATCCGTCCGGGGCGCGTGGGTGAAGTGTCGGTCATCGGCGTGGTGCTGCTGGTGGCGTCTATCTGGTTTGGCGGCGTGATCGCAGCCGACCCGTACTGGGGCCCGGCGCTGACCTTTAAAGACACCACGATCACTTACGCGCTGGTGGGCTACGCGTTTGTTTCCGCCCTGCTGCCGGTGTGGCTGATTCTGGCACCGCGCGACTACCTAGCGACGTTCCTGAAAATCGGCGTGATTGTGGGCCTGGCGGTAGGCATTCTGATCCTGAACCCGGAGCTGAAAATGCCTGCCGTGACGCAGTATATCGACGGCACCGGGCCGCTGTGGAAAGGCGCGCTGTTCCCGTTCCTGTTTATTACTATCGCCTGCGGCGCAGTCTCCGGCTTCCATGCGCTGATCGCCTCCGGCACCACGCCGAAACTGCTGGCGAACGAAACCGACGCGCGCTTTATCGGCTATGGCGCGATGCTGATGGAATCCTTCGTCGCCGTAATGGCGCTGGTAGCGGCCTCTATCATCGAACCGGGTCTCTATTTCGCGATGAACACCCCGCCCGCGGGGCTAGGCATCACAATGCCGAACCTGCATGAGCTGGGTACTGACAACGCGCCGCTGATTCTGGCGCAGCTGAAAGATGTCTCCGCCCACGCGGCGGCGACCGTGAGCGCCTGGGGCTTTGTGATTACGCCTGAGCAGATCATGCAGACCGCCAAAGATATCGGCGAGCCGTCTGTACTGAACCGCGCGGGCGGCGCGCCGACGCTGGCCGTTGGTATCGCCCACGTGTTCCACAAAATCATCCCGGCCGCGGACATGGGCTTCTGGTATCACTTCGGCATTCTGTTCGAGGCGCTGTTTATCCTGACCGCGCTCGACGCCGGCACCCGTTCTGGCCGCTTTATGTTCCAGGATCTGGTGGGCAACTTTGTGCCGTTCCTGAAGAAAACCGATTCGCTGGTGGCGGGCATCGTCGGGACGGCGGGCTGTGTGGGCCTGTGGGGTTATCTGCTCTATCAGGGCGTGGTGGACCCGCTCGGCGGCGTGAAGAGCCTGTGGCCGCTGTTCGGCATCTCTAACCAGATGCTGGCCGCCGTGGCGCTGGTGCTGGCGACCGTGGTGCTGGTGAAGATGAAGCGCACCCGTTATATCTGGGTGACCGTGGTGCCGGCGGTGTGGCTGCTTATCTGCACCACCTGGGCGCTCGGCATGAAGCTCTTTAGCGTGAATCCGCAGATGGAAGGCTTCTTCTATATGGCGAACGAGTATAAAACGCGTATCGCCGCAGGCGGCGCTGAGCTGACCGAGCAGCAGGTAGCCAACATGCACCATATCGTTATCAATAATTACACCAACGCGGGCCTGAGTATTCTGTTCCTGGTGGTGGTGTACAGCATCATTTTCTACGGTGTTCGCACCGCGATGAAGGCGCGTCGTTCCGCGCAGCCGTGTGCGAAAGAAACGCCGTATGTGCCGGTGCCGGAAGGCGGCGTAAAAACCTCGTCACACCATTAA
- a CDS encoding methyl-accepting chemotaxis protein: protein MNFFEPVQMMHALKDHSFTDDKQLNNFYHFNVMVNAMALVTSFGEKVNNLSVGKKLTSGFIIVLCIMLLIAGAGIYGFRQVDENARKETLTVSIVTALNEARINRTLFQLTSEEKYAELNASALRQVGEQLASLSQFNMDTEGRTRFAAMQTNLQTYLGVRDKYIQVLRQRNTLAADLHEQWPSQFIEQASMYSEQADTSPQAAMLAARLAAKAQQVQSTIDALVTRGDRETLNKLNELLGSIDTTAALLGASTRDTPLPWLSALTDQTRMLHSSAALFVSASGDQQTQSTALSNAATALNETVADFHEFRKMRMANSISHVETLMLAGTLAGVLFGLIVAAFITRNITRPLRETLAVANRIAQGDLTVTVSSLRRDEPGLLMQAVGTMNDSLKSIITRVRHGVDNVSRASSEIAAGNIDLSSRTEEQSAAVVQTAASMEELTSTVKETAGNAQQASQLAAQASSNADRGGKVVNEVVETMRNIQASSGKIADIISVINGIAFQTNILALNAAVEAARAGEQGRGFAVVAGEVRTLASRSATAAKEIGALITEANQRVENGAQLVASAGEAMEDIVGSVAQVREIMDEIARACTEQSRGIAQIGQAMSEMDTTTQQNAALVEESSAAASSLEEQARELEQMVAIFNVGASAPRRAEPAAVPVAAPAPKALAVAGAQGEWEHF from the coding sequence TTGAATTTTTTTGAACCTGTTCAGATGATGCATGCACTAAAGGATCATTCTTTCACTGACGATAAACAGTTAAACAATTTTTATCATTTTAACGTGATGGTGAATGCAATGGCTTTAGTGACGTCGTTTGGCGAGAAAGTGAATAATCTGAGCGTCGGCAAAAAACTGACGTCGGGTTTTATTATTGTGCTGTGCATTATGCTGCTGATTGCCGGTGCCGGAATTTATGGCTTTCGTCAGGTGGATGAGAATGCCCGTAAGGAAACGCTGACCGTCAGTATCGTGACCGCCCTGAATGAAGCGCGTATTAACCGCACGCTGTTCCAGCTCACCAGCGAGGAAAAATATGCGGAGCTGAACGCCAGTGCGCTGCGTCAGGTGGGTGAGCAGCTCGCGTCGCTGTCGCAATTTAATATGGATACCGAAGGGCGCACCCGGTTTGCCGCCATGCAAACTAACCTGCAAACCTATCTGGGCGTGCGCGATAAATACATTCAGGTGCTGCGCCAGCGTAATACGCTCGCCGCCGATCTGCATGAACAGTGGCCGTCGCAGTTTATCGAGCAGGCATCAATGTACAGCGAGCAGGCAGACACCAGCCCACAGGCGGCGATGCTGGCGGCCCGTCTTGCCGCAAAAGCCCAGCAGGTGCAGAGCACTATCGACGCGCTGGTCACCCGTGGCGACCGCGAGACGCTGAACAAACTCAACGAGCTGCTGGGCAGTATCGACACAACCGCTGCGCTGCTGGGAGCCAGTACGCGTGATACGCCGCTGCCGTGGCTCTCCGCATTAACCGATCAGACGCGTATGCTGCACAGCAGCGCCGCGCTGTTTGTATCGGCTTCAGGCGATCAGCAGACACAATCGACCGCGCTCAGCAACGCGGCTACCGCGCTTAATGAAACGGTGGCCGACTTCCATGAGTTTCGCAAAATGCGCATGGCGAATTCCATCAGCCATGTTGAAACGCTGATGCTCGCCGGGACGCTGGCAGGCGTTCTGTTCGGGCTGATTGTCGCCGCGTTCATTACGCGCAATATCACCCGCCCGCTGCGTGAAACATTAGCAGTGGCGAACCGCATCGCGCAGGGCGATTTGACCGTCACCGTCTCGTCGCTGCGCCGCGATGAGCCGGGCCTGCTGATGCAGGCGGTCGGCACCATGAACGACAGCCTGAAAAGCATTATTACCCGCGTGCGTCACGGCGTGGATAACGTCTCGCGCGCGTCGTCGGAAATCGCCGCCGGGAATATCGATCTCTCATCGCGTACCGAAGAGCAGTCCGCCGCCGTGGTGCAGACGGCTGCCAGCATGGAAGAGCTGACCTCCACCGTCAAAGAAACCGCCGGTAACGCGCAGCAGGCGAGCCAGCTGGCGGCGCAGGCTTCTTCCAACGCCGATCGCGGCGGGAAAGTGGTGAATGAGGTGGTCGAGACGATGCGCAATATCCAGGCAAGCTCCGGGAAAATCGCCGACATCATCAGCGTCATTAACGGCATCGCCTTCCAGACCAATATCCTGGCGCTGAACGCCGCCGTGGAAGCCGCGCGCGCCGGTGAGCAGGGCCGCGGGTTCGCGGTAGTGGCGGGCGAAGTCCGCACGCTGGCCAGCCGCAGCGCCACCGCTGCTAAAGAAATTGGCGCGCTGATTACGGAAGCTAACCAGCGCGTCGAAAACGGCGCGCAGCTGGTGGCGAGCGCCGGTGAGGCGATGGAAGATATTGTCGGCTCCGTCGCCCAGGTGCGTGAGATTATGGATGAGATCGCCCGCGCCTGTACCGAGCAGAGCCGCGGCATCGCCCAGATTGGCCAGGCGATGTCGGAAATGGACACCACGACCCAGCAGAACGCCGCACTGGTGGAGGAATCCTCTGCGGCCGCCTCGTCGCTCGAAGAGCAGGCGCGCGAGCTGGAGCAGATGGTCGCGATATTTAACGTCGGCGCCAGCGCGCCTCGCCGTGCTGAGCCCGCCGCCGTGCCGGTCGCGGCGCCTGCGCCGAAAGCGCTCGCGGTGGCGGGAGCCCAGGGCGAGTGGGAACATTTTTAA
- a CDS encoding sterol desaturase family protein, with translation MIVLYNVAIVLLTVAAMEVVAALTHKYVMHGWGWGWHLSHHSPRKGWFEVNDLYAVVFAGVAILLIALGAGGRWPLQWIGAGMTLYGALYFIVHDGLVHQRWPFRYVPRRGYLKRLYLAHRLHHAVRGREGCVSFGFLYAPPVAKLQAVLRERNGRPARAAAARAPKGEATTTRRENSQP, from the coding sequence ATGATAGTGCTGTATAACGTAGCGATTGTGCTGCTGACGGTCGCGGCGATGGAAGTCGTGGCGGCGCTGACGCACAAATATGTGATGCATGGTTGGGGATGGGGCTGGCATCTTTCCCACCATTCGCCGCGCAAAGGCTGGTTTGAAGTCAACGATCTCTACGCGGTGGTGTTTGCGGGCGTGGCGATTTTGCTTATTGCGCTTGGGGCAGGCGGACGCTGGCCGTTGCAGTGGATTGGCGCGGGCATGACGCTTTACGGCGCGCTTTACTTCATCGTGCATGACGGGCTGGTCCACCAGCGCTGGCCATTTCGCTATGTGCCGCGCCGGGGCTATCTGAAGCGGCTCTATCTGGCGCACCGGCTGCATCATGCGGTGCGCGGGCGCGAAGGCTGCGTCTCCTTTGGTTTTCTCTACGCCCCGCCGGTGGCTAAGCTGCAGGCGGTGCTGCGTGAGCGTAACGGTCGTCCTGCGCGCGCGGCCGCTGCCAGAGCGCCAAAGGGCGAGGCGACGACGACGCGCCGCGAGAACTCACAGCCATAA
- the crtB gene encoding 15-cis-phytoene synthase CrtB: MSDKPLLTHATETIEAGSKSFATASKLFDAKTRRSALMLYAWCRHCDDVTDGQVLGFSAPDAPTDTPEARIALLRALTLEAYAGKPMREPNFAAFQEVALEHQIPPALALDHLEGFAMDVRDERYRTFDDTLRYCYHVAGVVGLMMARVMGVRDEAVLDRACDLGLAFQLTNIARDIVEDAAIGRCYLPEAWLQEEGLRADTLTDLAHRPALARLAARLVDEAEPYYASARAGLAGLPLRSAWAIATAHGVYREIGVKVKRAGVNAWETRQGTSKVEKLALLAKGTVMAVSSRGASSSPRPLALWQRPRAQDDRYAHAAPPAA; this comes from the coding sequence ATGAGTGACAAACCGCTGCTGACGCATGCCACCGAAACCATCGAGGCGGGCTCCAAAAGCTTTGCCACCGCCTCGAAACTGTTTGACGCAAAAACCCGGCGCAGCGCGCTGATGCTCTACGCCTGGTGCCGCCACTGCGACGATGTGACTGACGGCCAGGTGCTTGGTTTTAGCGCGCCCGACGCGCCGACCGACACCCCAGAGGCGCGCATCGCCCTGCTGCGCGCGCTGACGCTTGAGGCTTACGCGGGCAAACCAATGCGCGAGCCAAATTTCGCGGCATTTCAGGAGGTGGCGCTGGAACATCAGATCCCGCCTGCGCTGGCGCTCGATCATCTCGAAGGTTTCGCGATGGACGTACGCGACGAGCGCTATCGCACCTTTGATGACACGCTGCGCTACTGTTACCACGTGGCGGGCGTGGTGGGGCTGATGATGGCGCGCGTGATGGGCGTGCGCGATGAGGCCGTGCTGGATCGCGCCTGCGATCTGGGCCTGGCGTTTCAGCTCACTAACATTGCGCGGGATATCGTCGAAGACGCCGCCATCGGGCGCTGCTATCTACCTGAGGCGTGGCTTCAGGAGGAAGGGCTTCGCGCTGACACCTTAACAGATCTCGCGCACCGCCCGGCGCTGGCGCGTCTCGCCGCCCGTCTTGTGGATGAAGCGGAGCCGTATTACGCCTCGGCGCGCGCCGGGCTTGCCGGTCTGCCGCTACGCAGCGCGTGGGCTATCGCCACCGCGCATGGGGTCTACCGGGAAATTGGCGTCAAGGTGAAGCGCGCGGGCGTTAACGCGTGGGAGACGCGTCAGGGTACCAGCAAGGTCGAGAAACTGGCCCTGCTGGCGAAAGGCACGGTTATGGCTGTGAGTTCTCGCGGCGCGTCGTCGTCGCCTCGCCCTTTGGCGCTCTGGCAGCGGCCGCGCGCGCAGGACGACCGTTACGCTCACGCAGCACCGCCTGCAGCTTAG
- a CDS encoding phytoene desaturase, giving the protein MTKTVVIGSGFGGLALAIRLQAAGVPTLLLEQRDKPGGRAYVYEDKGFTFDAGPTVITDPSAIEELFTLAGKNIADYVDLLPVTPFYRLCWENGQVFNYDNDQASLEAQIARINPRDVEGYRQFLAYSQAVFKEGYLKLGAVPFLSFRDMLRAGPQLARLQAWRSVYGMVSKFIEDDHLRQAFSFHSLLVGGNPFATSSIYTLIHALERQWGVWFARGGTGALVQGLVKLFTDLGGEIELNAKVTRLDTQGDKISGVTLADGRRIPARAVASNADVVHTYNNLLGHHPRGVSQSASLRRKRMSNSLFVLYFGLNHHHSQLAHHTVCFGPRYKGLIEDIFKRDSLADDFSLYLHAPCVTDPSLAPPGCGSYYVLAPVPHLGTANLNWDVEGPRLRDRIFEYLEQHYMPGLREQLVTHRMFTPFDFRDQLGAYHGSAFSVEPILTQSAWFRPHNRDSRIDNLYLVGAGTHPGAGIPGVIGSAKATAGLMLEGHA; this is encoded by the coding sequence ATGACTAAAACTGTTGTTATCGGGTCCGGCTTTGGCGGCCTGGCCCTGGCTATCCGCTTACAGGCGGCGGGCGTTCCCACTTTACTGCTTGAGCAGCGCGATAAACCCGGCGGGCGGGCGTATGTTTATGAAGATAAAGGTTTTACCTTTGACGCCGGCCCGACGGTGATTACCGATCCTTCGGCCATCGAGGAGCTGTTCACGTTGGCCGGTAAAAACATCGCCGATTATGTCGATCTTTTGCCCGTCACGCCGTTCTACCGCCTGTGCTGGGAGAACGGCCAGGTGTTTAATTACGATAACGATCAGGCGAGCCTTGAGGCGCAAATCGCCCGCATCAACCCGCGCGATGTCGAGGGTTATCGCCAGTTTTTGGCGTATTCGCAGGCGGTGTTTAAAGAAGGCTATCTGAAGCTTGGCGCGGTGCCGTTCCTCTCGTTTCGCGATATGTTGCGCGCAGGCCCGCAGCTTGCGCGCCTCCAGGCGTGGCGCAGCGTGTATGGCATGGTGTCGAAATTTATCGAAGACGATCATCTACGCCAGGCGTTCTCTTTCCACTCGCTGCTGGTGGGCGGCAACCCGTTCGCGACGTCATCTATCTATACGCTTATCCACGCGCTGGAGCGCCAGTGGGGCGTCTGGTTCGCCCGTGGCGGCACCGGCGCGCTGGTGCAGGGGCTGGTGAAGCTGTTTACCGATCTGGGCGGCGAAATCGAACTTAACGCCAAAGTCACACGCCTCGACACCCAGGGCGACAAAATCAGCGGCGTGACGCTCGCCGACGGGCGACGCATTCCCGCGCGCGCTGTGGCGTCGAATGCCGATGTGGTGCACACCTACAACAACTTGCTGGGCCATCATCCGCGCGGCGTCTCGCAGTCGGCCTCGCTGCGCCGCAAGCGGATGAGCAACTCGCTGTTTGTGCTCTATTTCGGGCTTAACCATCACCACAGCCAGCTCGCGCATCACACGGTCTGCTTCGGGCCGCGCTATAAAGGACTGATTGAAGATATCTTCAAACGCGACTCGCTCGCGGACGACTTCTCGCTCTATCTGCACGCGCCGTGCGTCACCGATCCTTCTCTGGCCCCGCCGGGCTGCGGCAGCTATTACGTGCTCGCCCCCGTGCCGCACCTCGGCACCGCGAACCTGAACTGGGACGTCGAAGGCCCACGCCTGCGCGACCGGATTTTTGAGTATCTTGAGCAGCACTATATGCCGGGCCTTCGCGAACAGCTCGTGACGCACCGCATGTTCACGCCGTTCGATTTCCGCGACCAACTCGGCGCGTATCATGGCTCGGCGTTTTCAGTAGAGCCTATCCTCACCCAGAGCGCCTGGTTCCGCCCGCATAACCGCGACAGCCGCATTGATAACCTCTATTTAGTCGGCGCGGGCACTCACCCCGGCGCGGGCATTCCGGGCGTTATCGGCTCGGCGAAGGCCACCGCCGGGCTGATGCTGGAGGGGCATGCATGA
- the crtY gene encoding lycopene beta-cyclase CrtY, whose product MNTQWDLILAGGGLANGLIALRLRALQPALNVLLLEADDAPGGNHTWSFHGPDLTAEQHAWLTPLVAHRWDGYEVRFPALTRALDGGYYSVTSERFADVLQTTLGERLWRNAPVASLTPQSVTLTDGRTLHARAVIDGRGWHASPHLTAGQQAFLGQQWRLAAPHGLTRPILMDATVAQQGGYRFVYTLPLTPDTLLIEDTHYIDSATLDPDRARENIACYARAQGWQLATLEREERGNLPITLTGAPQAFWREAQGVARAGLRAGLFHATTGYSLPHAATLADLIAAQPPASSAALYALTADYAQRQWRRQRFFRLLNRMLFLAGKPDLRWQVMQRFYGLNAGLIARFYAGRLTPMDMARLLTGKPPVPVGEAMQAVLKQTPRLRAFHHD is encoded by the coding sequence ATGAACACGCAGTGGGATCTGATTCTCGCTGGTGGCGGCCTGGCGAACGGGCTTATCGCTCTGCGCCTGCGCGCCCTGCAACCGGCGCTTAACGTGCTGCTGCTGGAGGCGGACGACGCGCCCGGCGGCAATCACACCTGGTCATTTCACGGCCCGGATCTCACGGCCGAACAGCACGCCTGGCTCACGCCGCTGGTGGCGCACCGCTGGGACGGCTACGAGGTGCGCTTCCCGGCGCTGACGCGCGCGCTGGACGGCGGCTACTACAGCGTTACGTCTGAGCGTTTCGCTGACGTTTTACAGACGACGCTGGGCGAGCGCCTCTGGCGCAACGCGCCGGTCGCAAGCCTGACGCCGCAGAGCGTGACGCTCACCGACGGGCGCACGCTGCACGCCCGCGCGGTCATTGATGGCCGCGGCTGGCACGCCAGCCCGCATCTCACCGCGGGCCAGCAGGCATTTCTCGGGCAGCAGTGGCGGCTCGCCGCGCCCCACGGCCTGACCCGCCCTATTCTGATGGACGCAACAGTGGCGCAACAGGGCGGCTACCGGTTTGTGTACACGCTGCCGCTCACGCCCGACACCCTGCTGATAGAAGATACGCACTACATCGACAGCGCCACGCTCGATCCCGACCGCGCGCGGGAGAATATCGCTTGTTACGCGCGCGCGCAGGGCTGGCAGCTGGCGACGCTTGAGCGCGAGGAGCGCGGCAACCTGCCGATTACGCTTACCGGCGCGCCGCAGGCATTCTGGCGCGAAGCGCAGGGCGTGGCGCGCGCGGGCCTGCGCGCCGGGCTGTTTCACGCGACGACCGGCTATTCGCTGCCGCACGCGGCAACGCTTGCCGACCTTATCGCCGCGCAGCCGCCTGCGTCTTCAGCAGCGCTCTATGCGCTGACGGCAGATTACGCGCAGCGCCAGTGGCGGCGTCAGCGCTTTTTCCGGCTGCTGAACCGGATGCTGTTTCTGGCCGGAAAACCGGACCTGCGCTGGCAGGTGATGCAGCGCTTTTATGGACTGAATGCGGGGCTTATCGCCCGGTTTTATGCCGGACGACTGACCCCAATGGATATGGCGCGACTGCTGACAGGCAAACCCCCGGTTCCGGTGGGCGAAGCCATGCAGGCCGTGCTAAAGCAAACTCCCCGGCTGCGAGCTTTTCATCATGACTAA
- a CDS encoding glycosyltransferase — MSHYAVITPPLYSHVHAMQALAQALIARGHRITFIQQAEARTLLDDSNIGFYPVGEASHPPGSLARTLRLTAHPGGPAILSLIDDLARTTDMLCRELPDALTRLGVDGLIVDQMEPAGGIVADALDLPFVSVACALPVNREAGLPLPVMPFRYAQTPRARKIYQTSQQVHDWLMGRQSKVIAHHAQRFGLSPRRGLHDCLSPLAQISQTLSTLDFPRHALPPCFHAVGPLRPPQPPVAEAVRDTTRPRVFASLGTLQGHRYGLFRTIARACRDADVELLVAHCGGLNDAQASALKASGATQVTGFTDQPLALSQSDAVITHGGLNTVMDAIASATPLLVVPLAFDQPGVAARVEHCGIGQRVSRFAGRRTFARKLKTLLGDDCCRTRLVAMQRALAQAGGVVRAAQIAEQALDERRPVFAQAPL, encoded by the coding sequence ATGAGCCACTACGCGGTCATTACGCCCCCGCTGTACAGCCACGTTCATGCCATGCAGGCGCTCGCGCAGGCGCTTATCGCCCGCGGGCACCGCATCACTTTTATCCAGCAGGCCGAGGCCCGCACGTTGCTTGACGATTCGAACATCGGCTTTTACCCGGTAGGCGAAGCGAGCCATCCGCCCGGCAGCCTCGCCCGCACCTTACGCCTGACCGCGCATCCGGGCGGCCCGGCCATTCTGAGCCTGATTGACGATCTGGCGCGCACCACCGACATGCTGTGCCGGGAGTTGCCCGACGCGCTGACGCGTCTTGGCGTGGACGGCCTGATTGTCGATCAGATGGAGCCCGCGGGCGGTATCGTCGCCGACGCGCTGGATCTGCCGTTTGTCTCGGTCGCCTGTGCCCTGCCGGTCAACCGCGAGGCAGGGCTTCCGCTGCCGGTCATGCCGTTTCGCTATGCGCAGACGCCGCGCGCCCGCAAGATTTACCAGACCAGCCAGCAGGTACACGACTGGCTGATGGGTCGCCAGAGTAAAGTGATTGCCCACCACGCGCAGCGCTTCGGGCTCTCGCCCCGTCGCGGGCTGCACGATTGTCTCTCGCCGCTGGCGCAAATCAGCCAGACGCTCAGCACGCTCGATTTTCCACGCCACGCACTGCCGCCCTGCTTTCATGCGGTCGGTCCGCTGCGTCCGCCGCAACCGCCGGTGGCAGAAGCGGTGCGCGATACAACTCGCCCGCGCGTGTTTGCCTCGCTCGGCACATTACAGGGGCACCGCTACGGGCTGTTTCGCACCATAGCCCGCGCCTGTCGTGACGCCGACGTCGAACTGCTGGTCGCGCACTGCGGCGGCCTCAATGACGCGCAGGCCAGCGCGCTGAAGGCGAGCGGTGCCACTCAGGTAACGGGGTTTACCGACCAGCCGCTGGCGCTCAGCCAGTCGGATGCCGTCATTACCCACGGCGGGCTTAACACGGTGATGGACGCTATCGCCAGCGCCACGCCGCTGTTAGTGGTGCCGCTGGCGTTCGATCAGCCCGGCGTGGCGGCGCGCGTGGAGCACTGCGGCATCGGGCAGCGCGTCTCGCGCTTCGCCGGACGCCGCACCTTTGCCCGCAAGCTTAAAACGCTGCTTGGCGACGATTGCTGCCGCACGCGTCTCGTCGCGATGCAGCGCGCGCTGGCGCAAGCGGGCGGCGTCGTGCGCGCGGCGCAGATCGCTGAACAGGCGCTGGACGAGCGCCGCCCTGTATTCGCGCAGGCTCCTTTATGA
- the fni gene encoding type 2 isopentenyl-diphosphate Delta-isomerase translates to MKDKELSQRKNDHLDIVLHPERAKQTIRTGFEQWRFEHCALPELALDDIDLSTRLFGRAMKAPILISSMTGGARRASDINRHLAEAAQTLGLAMGVGSQRVALESEDNWGLTGELRRYAPDIPLLANLGAAQIGSLQGLDYARRAVDMVEADALIIHLNPLQEALQTGGDRDWRGVLAAIERVVKALPVPVVVKEVGAGLSVPVARQLKEAGVAMLDVAGAGGTSWAAVEGERAASVHARNVAMAFTNWGIPTAQALRQIHQAFPATPLIASGGIRDGIDAAKALAMGASLVGQAAAVLGSATTSTSAVLDHFAVVIEQLRVACFCTGSASISALREARLVRVGDEE, encoded by the coding sequence ATGAAGGACAAGGAACTGAGCCAACGCAAGAACGATCATCTGGATATCGTTCTGCACCCGGAGCGGGCTAAACAAACGATTCGCACCGGCTTTGAACAGTGGCGTTTTGAGCACTGCGCCCTGCCGGAACTCGCACTTGACGACATCGATCTCAGCACCCGCCTGTTTGGTCGCGCGATGAAAGCGCCGATTCTGATTAGCTCCATGACCGGCGGCGCGCGGCGCGCGAGCGATATCAACCGGCACCTCGCCGAAGCCGCGCAGACGCTGGGGCTGGCGATGGGCGTCGGCTCGCAGCGCGTGGCGCTGGAGAGCGAGGACAACTGGGGGCTGACGGGCGAACTGCGCCGGTACGCGCCGGATATCCCGCTGCTGGCGAATCTCGGTGCCGCGCAGATAGGCAGCCTTCAGGGGCTGGATTACGCCCGGCGCGCGGTTGATATGGTGGAAGCGGACGCGCTCATTATTCATCTCAATCCGTTGCAGGAAGCGCTGCAGACCGGCGGCGATCGCGACTGGCGCGGCGTGCTGGCGGCGATTGAACGCGTCGTGAAAGCCCTTCCCGTCCCGGTGGTGGTAAAGGAAGTCGGCGCTGGCCTCTCGGTGCCGGTGGCGCGCCAGCTTAAAGAGGCGGGCGTCGCCATGCTGGATGTCGCGGGCGCGGGCGGTACCAGCTGGGCCGCCGTGGAAGGTGAACGCGCCGCCAGCGTGCATGCCCGTAACGTGGCGATGGCCTTTACCAACTGGGGCATTCCCACCGCACAGGCGCTGCGCCAGATACATCAGGCGTTCCCGGCGACGCCGCTCATCGCCTCTGGCGGCATTCGCGACGGTATCGACGCCGCCAAAGCCCTGGCGATGGGCGCAAGTCTTGTCGGCCAGGCCGCGGCGGTGCTCGGCAGCGCCACCACTTCCACCAGCGCGGTGCTGGACCATTTCGCGGTGGTGATTGAGCAGTTGCGGGTCGCCTGTTTTTGCACCGGCAGCGCCAGTATCAGCGCGCTGCGTGAGGCCCGGCTGGTGCGCGTCGGGGACGAGGAATGA